The Achromobacter pestifer genome includes a region encoding these proteins:
- the dbpA gene encoding ATP-dependent RNA helicase DbpA, translated as MTDTSFTSLPLLPALLDNLKSLGFEQMTPIQAQSLPLILEGRDLIAQAKTGSGKTAAFGLGVLQKLDPTRLAPQALLVCPTRELADQVAQELRRLARQIGNVKILTLCGGAAARPQAESLARGAHLVVGTPGRIQDHLERGSLDLSGLNTLVLDEADRMVDMGFYDDIVAIASHCPSKRQTLLFSATYPDNIRKLSARFLRNPAEVKVEAQHDASRIEQIFYEIDEKDRLDAVTRLLAHFRPESTLAFCNTKIRSHDLVERLQAEGISAQALNGDLEQRERDEILIQFANRSCAVLVATDVAARGLDIQNLSAVINVDVTKDTEVHVHRIGRSGRGDQKGLALSLCSPEEMRWANLIEQYQGTPLVWNDIKTLRPKADRPLRAPMITLCIQGGKKDKLRPGDLLGALTGDGGLTFEQVGKINITEFNSYVALDRQIAKQAFSRLSNSNIKGRRFRMRYLEEF; from the coding sequence GTGACCGACACTTCCTTTACCTCCCTGCCCCTGCTGCCCGCCCTGCTCGACAATCTGAAGAGCCTGGGATTCGAGCAGATGACGCCCATCCAGGCCCAAAGCCTGCCGCTGATCCTGGAAGGCCGCGACCTCATCGCGCAAGCCAAGACCGGCAGCGGCAAGACCGCGGCCTTCGGCCTGGGCGTGTTGCAGAAGCTCGATCCCACGCGCCTGGCGCCGCAGGCGCTGCTGGTGTGCCCCACGCGCGAACTGGCCGACCAGGTTGCCCAGGAGCTGCGCCGCCTGGCCCGCCAGATCGGCAACGTCAAGATACTGACCCTTTGCGGCGGCGCCGCCGCCCGTCCGCAGGCCGAATCGCTGGCGCGCGGCGCGCACCTGGTGGTGGGCACGCCGGGCCGCATCCAGGACCACCTGGAACGCGGCAGCCTGGACCTGTCGGGCCTGAACACCCTGGTGCTGGACGAGGCCGACCGCATGGTCGACATGGGCTTCTATGACGATATCGTGGCCATCGCCTCGCATTGCCCGAGCAAGCGCCAGACCCTGCTGTTCTCGGCCACCTATCCCGACAACATCCGCAAGCTCAGCGCCCGTTTCCTGCGCAATCCCGCCGAGGTCAAGGTCGAGGCGCAGCATGACGCCAGCCGCATCGAGCAGATCTTCTACGAAATCGACGAAAAGGACCGGCTCGACGCGGTGACCCGCCTGCTGGCGCACTTCCGCCCGGAATCCACGCTGGCTTTCTGCAACACCAAGATCCGCAGCCACGACCTGGTCGAACGGCTGCAGGCCGAGGGCATCAGCGCCCAGGCGCTCAACGGCGACCTGGAACAGCGTGAACGCGACGAGATCCTGATCCAATTCGCCAACCGCAGCTGCGCCGTGCTGGTGGCCACCGACGTGGCCGCGCGCGGCCTGGACATCCAGAACCTCAGCGCCGTCATCAACGTCGACGTGACCAAGGACACCGAGGTCCATGTGCACCGCATCGGCCGCAGCGGCCGCGGCGACCAGAAGGGCCTGGCGCTCAGTCTGTGCTCGCCCGAGGAAATGCGCTGGGCCAACCTGATCGAGCAGTACCAGGGCACGCCGCTGGTGTGGAACGACATCAAGACGCTGCGGCCCAAGGCGGACCGGCCGCTGCGCGCGCCCATGATCACTTTGTGCATCCAGGGCGGCAAGAAGGACAAGCTGCGTCCGGGCGACCTGCTGGGCGCGCTGACCGGCGACGGCGGCCTGACCTTCGAGCAGGTCGGCAAGATCAATATCACCGAGTTCAACTCCTACGTGGCGCTGGACCGCCAGATCGCCAAGCAGGCGTTCTCGCGCCTGTCCAACAGCAACATCAAGGGCCGGCGCTTCCGCATGCGCTATCTGGAAGAGTTCTGA
- a CDS encoding DoxX family protein — protein MIKSDDTGKLILRLTLGILILLHGLFKLTGGGVGGISGMLSSHGLPGFLAYGAYVGEILAPVLLIVGIYTRLGGLLIAINMLVAILLAHSGQISSMTNNGGWALELQGMFLFTGLAIAFMGAGRFSLAGNGGRWN, from the coding sequence ATGATCAAATCCGACGACACCGGCAAGCTGATCCTGCGCCTGACCCTCGGTATTCTGATTCTGCTGCATGGCCTGTTCAAACTGACCGGCGGCGGCGTCGGCGGCATCAGCGGGATGCTGTCCTCGCACGGCCTGCCGGGCTTCCTCGCGTACGGCGCCTACGTCGGCGAAATCCTCGCCCCCGTCCTGCTCATCGTCGGCATCTACACCCGCCTGGGCGGTTTGCTGATCGCCATCAACATGCTAGTCGCCATCCTGCTGGCCCACTCCGGCCAAATCAGCAGCATGACCAACAACGGCGGCTGGGCGCTGGAACTGCAAGGCATGTTCCTGTTCACCGGCCTGGCCATCGCCTTCATGGGCGCGGGCCGCTTCAGCCTCGCCGGCAACGGCGGCCGCTGGAACTGA